The genomic stretch TACCGCGGCTCGCGATGTCGGCGAGGACAACGCGGCCCGCTCCGCGGCCCGTGCGGCGGGGCAAGCCGTGGCGACAGCGCATGTCCGCACGCATGCCATCGGTGCCGCTCAGTATGCCCTTCAGGCCATCCATCGAGCCGCCGATCCCGCCGATGCCGAGGCCCCCGTGGCTAAAGAACGAGAATGGCAACGCCGGCGCTTGCTGCGATTGAGAGGGAAATCGGCTTCAGAGTAGACGCCGGTGCTTGGCGCACGATCAAAATCCGATTTCATTCGATCCCGAAGCGTTCGAAGAGCTCCATTCCTCGCTCCCCTGTTCCTATAGTATAATCGCTCCAACCCGCCCCTCCGGCGGGACGGCGGGGCTGGAACGCCCCCGCAATCGGTCGTAAGGAGTGCGCATGAACGCCAAGCAGTACATCGCCCTGGAAGACAAGTACGGCGCCCACAATTACCACCCGCTGGACGTCGTCATCGACAAGGCCAAGGGCATCTGGGTTTGGGACGTCGAGGGCCGCAAGTACATCGACTTCCTCAGCGCCTACTCCGCCGTCAATCAGGGCCACAATCACCCCCGCATCATCAAGGCCCTGATCGCCCAGGCCCGGCGCCTGACCCTGACCTCGCGGGCCTTCCGCAACGACCAATGGCCGATGCTGGCCAAGGAGCTCTGTCAGATGGCCGGGTTCGACATGGTCCTGCCGATGAACTCGGGGGCCGAGGCCGTCGAGACCGCCGTCAAAGCCGCCCGCAAGTGGGGCTATCTGAAAAAAGGCATCGCCCCCGACGAAGCCGAGATCATTGCCTGCGAGAACAACTTCCACGGCCGGACGACCACGGTCATCAGCTTCTCGACCGAACCGGCCTATCGCAAGGATTTCGGCCCCTTCACCCCCGGCTTCCCGATCGTCCCGTTCAACGATGCCGAGGCGCTGGAGCGAGCCATCACGCCCAACACGGCTGCCTTCCTGGTCGAGCCCATCCAGGCCGAGGCCGGCATCCTCATCCCGAATCCCGGCTACCTCAAGAAAGTCCGCGAGATCTGCACCCGCCGCAACGTGCTGTTCATCGCCGATGAGATCCAGACCGGCCTGGGCCGGACGGGCAAGCTCTTCGCCT from Candidatus Aminicenantes bacterium encodes the following:
- the rocD gene encoding ornithine--oxo-acid transaminase, which gives rise to MNAKQYIALEDKYGAHNYHPLDVVIDKAKGIWVWDVEGRKYIDFLSAYSAVNQGHNHPRIIKALIAQARRLTLTSRAFRNDQWPMLAKELCQMAGFDMVLPMNSGAEAVETAVKAARKWGYLKKGIAPDEAEIIACENNFHGRTTTVISFSTEPAYRKDFGPFTPGFPIVPFNDAEALERAITPNTAAFLVEPIQAEAGILIPNPGYLKKVREICTRRNVLFIADEIQTGLGRTGKLFAFQHEDAKPDMIVIGKSLGGGCLPISAVLATEDVLGVFKPGEHGSTFGGNPLACAVAREALRVIKEERLVANAAKMGGYFTKKLRTIKSRHIRQVRGKGLLIGVELYPEAGGARRFCEALKDAGLLCKETHDNVIRFAPPLIIGTKDLDGAFDRIVEVFAKLEN